ATACTGTATTGCACTTcaaaatccagctggaaaaaaTCGTCAGGAAAAAtagagggacctttgacaagccactggtTTCCTGTTTCCATCAAGGCCACAAGAGAAATGGtggcctcaggtaaattcaggtaagttCCTTGCTAATGTTTGCACAAATCAAATTATCTTACAATAAAGTATTGATTATCATTGTTCAAGTCTGGAAGCTTGTCAAGTTCATTGAGTTCCCTCAATCTAAGGAAAAAGTTGtctgcacacaccacacacactgatgctggcaATATATTGATCCACTGAATGATTTGAGCCTCATCCACTGCATCAAATCATTACCTTGTAGTTATaaagtattgtaatatattttctTTTCATTTCACACAGTTCTTGtgatcataaataaataaaatccaaaatgctatgcacactaggggctttgcaagaatgtaattcAGTACCAACATGTTATAtatgattatacagtacagtatatgactTTTTAagcattttaaataaaataatacaATTTGCGTTATTCTTAATTCGTCTCAACTGTCCTCCCTTCTGCTAACCATTTTTGTTGGTAGGCTTCACCTTGTATAGGTAAATTTCTTTATTAACCATAATAATATAGTGTACAGTATTGAGAAAATggtgattttttttatatatttatagttTTGAAATCTAATCCATTTTTCCCATGTAATGTAAATTTTGCTCTGCATAAATTCATTATGTGAGAATTTCCAGATAGGCTATGAAGGCCTAGCTCATGGGCAAATTGAGGGTTAATAGTACTTTATACTTTATTTGGTGCCAGTTTTCTCATTATGCTCTGAGGGTGAGCTTGCATCAGAAGGTGCAATGTGGCAGGGAAAGTGCCTGCAACAAGGCGACTATTATTAACTATTAACAGTGTTATGTATAAATCTGGAGCTTAGAATTACTGTATACATTTCTGTACAGTTCCCCTAATGTCATCACAGTTTTAATGATATCTCGGAAGTTCAATTCAAATCACACATAAAAATCTACTTGCATTTTTCTTTTAAAGATTGATTTTTTTGAGAAATTGAGAAAGTGATTGAGAAAGATTTTAAAgattggtgctacatagccttcccggtttggtgccttctattgataattactttactTTTCTTTTAAAGTTCATCACAGTTTTGCGTCCATACTAATATGGACAAAAGTGTGGGTTGTCGCCTGTCTAATGATACTTGCAGTTTTGTTTCAGTGCCGAAGGATACTGGGGAGGTCTAATAGCAGATCATTTTCAAAGGTAAGAGAAGTGACTTCTGCAAATCAGCCTATAAAAGATTGACCCCCTGTATTCCTAGTTGGCTTAAAAAGGAAAGGGAAAGAGTGGAATTGTGAGGGAATGAGCAAAGATGTGCAGGAGTTGTGGTGGATAATAATGAGAAGACTGCTAGGAAAACATTAAATGTCAGGTAAAGGTAAAGTACAGAAATGATGTGGAGAAAGTGCCAATCTTGTATAACTATacagtatagcactgggaaggaatataaggacaaggagatgGAAGATGAGGATGGAGTGAAGCAACATtgcccatatgcaggcgatgagtcacaataacgtggctgaagtatgttgaccagaccacacactagaagttgaagggacgacgacgtttcggtccgtcctggaccattctcaagtcgattatgataaggaggtagggacaggcaataaataggcaagagagagctgaggaggaaagtaaggtgtaggggatagtagtaataatgagaactgcagaaggcctattggcccatacgaggcagctcctgttattACTATCTTACTATTGTTATTACTATCTTATTActatattactatctccttcggtggttataacaggagctgcctcgtatgggccaataggccttctgcagttctcattattactactatcccctacaccttactttcctcctcagctctctcttgcctatttattgcctgtccctacctccttatcataatcgacttgagaatggtccaggacggaccgaaacgtcgtcgtcccttcaacttctagtgtgtggtctggtcaacattgcccATCTACTTGAACCGCTAGAGAACAAATTTAGACTGCAAAAGCAAGTTCATTTTAGTAGCATTTTAAGCATTATGTAAAAGAAATCAGACATtaagtatttttattttattttttgtttttgataTGTACAAGACTGTAGGTGACCGAGTAGGCCAACTGGTAAGTACACTAATGAAAATGTTTCATAGACAGTCACCTGAGATGCCAAGGAAGACTTTTAAGAGGCTTTGTGTTTGCGTGCGTGAAAGAATCTTATGCTAGTTATTCCAAGAAGGACTCGATGTTCTCCAGTATTCCCTAGTATCGGTATAACCTTATCACGGCTGATCTTTCCTTAGGACGAAACTTAGATAAGATAGTTCAGAAATTGTATACCTTTACTCCAGTATCAAAGTAAGACAACTATATTCATATTTCTGAAATACACACTTACAAATACTCACTGGCAAAAATTGTATTAGCAAATATTTCTCCAACAGGCGAGCAGATGTAGTTGCTCGAGGGTTCTCGGGCTACAATACTCGTCAGTGCCGAGCACTTTTGCCATATGTAGCAAGTGACCTCAAAGAAGTTGCGGGAGCTACAATATTCCTCGGAGCTAATGATGCCAGTGAGTCAGTAAATACACAGCAATATGTACCTCTACACGAGTATGTGCAGAATATGAAGGATATTGTCGCACATTTTCAGGTAGGTCATTGGAAGTTTTACATTACGCTAATTTATCTGTGTTATTCTGAAATGTGTCACAATTGAAAATTACAGTAATGttgttattaaaacaaattatGGTATTTTATCAGTTGTATTTTTCAAATGTGTCACATGGAAAATACAGTACAGTGATATTAGTGTTAATGAACATTTTGGTAATAGATTTAACTGTCACACAGTACATGCCACATTTTGGTCTCAGATGGTGGCTTCAATTTCAGTATTGTCTTTTTCTTGCAGACCTATCCTTTTCTTTCCTCAAAATTGTACACGAGTTGTCTGTTTCATGAGGAATATAGGGGGTGCCTTTCATTTTTACACCTAACATTGTACCCATGCTGTTCTGGAGTTTATTACATGTCTGTGCTGTTATTGCACACCTGTGTCCTCATTACACATCCATGTCTATTTCACACCTATGTCCTTATATTATATACCTGATATAAATTGTGCCAAATGGTCCCATTCAGCCCAGGGGTTCTCTCATGCTTGTGAGACGAATGTGCTGATCTTGATAAAACAGGGTTATTCGTTGTTGTGACTTAAGATATGCAAATAAATTGTGAATAATTTGTCACTATACATAGGCAAAATAGATTGTACTTATTGCATGAGCATGCCAAGATAATATATATTAGGTTTTTTTGGTATTCAAAATATACGCCAAAATGATATTACAGTTCTGTACTGTATGGCATACTGAATCAGAGAATAACACATTTTAATATTAATGTACAGCACCTTTTCCTTGCACTGGATTAAGTAACACTGTATTGTTCATTAGACATTTTCTACATTCATACAGCCATTTTTCAGACTTTTATAATTGATTAAACATACAGTAGTACAGATAAAGATGCCAAAGATAATTTGTATTACAGTAGTGGAAATGACTTCAGTAACAAATTATTACATTCTCATTTTGTTAACAGAAAGATGGAGTTGATCCCATTGTAATAACCCCACCAGCTCTGGATGGTGATGCCTGGCTGAGAAACTGTAAAGAAAGTGGCCGTGTCTACACGAAGGACGAGGAGCTTACTGCCAAGTATGCACAGGCTTGCTCTAATGCTGCTGCTGATATGAAGGTTCCTTGTATTGATCTTCATACAGCCATGATCAATCAGGTGAGATTTGTGTTGCAAGATAAAAGGCATTCAGTGATGAAAACTCTCTTTCTGTTTAGAGATTAGCTAAGTGAGTTGGCCTAGTAGCATAAAATTACTTGCTTACTTCAGAGGTGCTTACTCTAACACAAAAATTCTGTACAGAAATCTTTGTAAAAAAAATCAAGCATTGAGTATTATAAAACACCACTTTCTGGTAGGCTAGAGGTCCCTTTGGTAGTCAGCTTTCATTTTTCCTGTCCAACCAAAGATACCTACTCTGAGGGGTTCCTTCTCTACAAGCTTACTCCTCCTGCGTCACATTGCCTCTGGGTAGTGCCGCAACTTGTTTTTCACTTTGAGACCTGTTGAGTGTAGTTGTTAGCTGTGTGTTGTCTAACATACTACACTTATGCCTAGCATGGTCGGGagcgaagggagccggtcggccgaacggacagcacactggacttgtgatcctgtggtcccgggttcgatcccgggcgccggcgagaaacaatgggcagagtttctttcaccctatgcccctgttacctagcagtaaaataggtacctgggtgttagtcagctgtcacgggctgcttcctgggggtggaggcctggtcgaggaccgggccgcggggacactaaaagccccgaaatcatctcaagataacctcaagaagcactGCTCCTTCTGAGTGTTGGAGCTGTACATGTTTGCTAAGGGTGCATTTGGTTCCCATAAGTGGTGGTTCTTACCCGTGGCTGCTTACACCTCTTACCCCAGATATTTATTGTCAGGGTTTGAGTTTTTTAGCCATGACTTTTTTTTTCTCACACTTGGCACACCTGCCAGTCTGCACGATGGTCTAGGTGGCTGGTTTTATACTTCCCTGTCTTGTTTACATCCCAGGTGGGTTGTTTTAGCTTATCTCTTTTGCTATAACTTGACTGATTTACACGTAATATCCACCATATTTCCAACTGTTGATTAAGGGCTGCCCTCTTCTTCTCCCAGAGGGCTACTACTGGCCTGTGCCCTATGGCACCGGAGTTTGGCCTTAACCTTTGTGGCTATCACTGTTATCTCTAGATTGtgtagagggaagggaactatcaggagaaagcaccaagtcattacgattgtatagcacttagaaggaatcgggataaggatttaggatgggacgaggGATATACATTGTGTAGAGGTAGCctggtcttttttttttaatgttacttATGAATGAAAGAGACACTGGAAAATAATTTCTTATGATCTTGTCAAGCACTATTGTCAGTAGGTCATTCATTGACTCTTctaaacaaaatatttaatagCTGCTTAAATTATGCAAGTCATAATGACTGCTTTGTGATGTATAGTGATGAAACTCATGCTTGTTTTACATATAGTAGATTAAATCAATAGGCTACTTAGTACTTTCATTAAAATATGCTCTGGGACTATATACAAATATACTTTCACTgaattctcaattttttttttttctgtttgGATTTTCATCAGGAGGATTGGCAGAGCCTTTTGTGTGATGGTCTTCACCTCTCCCGTAGAGGGTCGGAATTACTGGCCTCTTTGCTAGTTCCGGCTCTGGAGAAACAGCTTGTAAAACATCTTCCCTCAGAACCTCTCTTGCCTCTATGGGATGAGATTGATGGTGAAAACCCATCAAACTCATTTCTTGAATGgtacaataaaaacaaattagCTTGAAAATTTGTCCACATTTAATTAAATACAGTTGAACCTTGAATTTATGTAGGCAAAATCTATGTGGTAAATTTAATGAgacaataacatacagtaatttatTGTTACTACTTGAGCATATGTTGTTTGTACTGTGCTGAGACTTGCCAGTACTGTGCTAATTATGTAATCTATTCTTCCTTGGTGTCAATATACATTGTTGTAGTTTAATCATGTGGACCAATAACAGATGGAAGGCTGAAAATTAAAAAGATACTTTTCATTCAGTGGAGGTGAGTTTGGCCTGTTATTCTGAAAATAGATATAAGAATACATCTCGATATCAATTTGATTGGGTTCCCATGAATTTtagtttaaaataaaaaaaaaagcagaGCTATTGGTTATTGGAAAATCTATAGGCCTCAAAAAAAATTGTATGGGTTGATTTAATTTTAAGAGTGCAAAGTTCTGCTCAAAGCAGATATTGGCCCATATCTCAAAATATTCATTTACTCCAATTAATAAGAAAAATAGTTTAGGGTGTGGGAAGACTAATGGGTTTATATTGAAAAATTCATATGGTtggtttttattttcaaaatggtGAATTTTGTTCAGTAGAGAATGATCGACCATTACTCTGGCTTTGGGCATGGAAAAATACTGTATTGAAAAGTTTCTTATTTGTGTATTGTATTAATAAACTTAAAAATTTGTCAATACAGTACAATAcatgtaaaaaataaaaaatgtacgTACTGTACAGTAATAACATTTTTGGTTTGGTAGGCATCCTATTTTTCGATAATTTTAGCCAAGATCTATGTTGTATGTCGTAGAACATCTTCACATACAATTGAGGTAATTTTCCAAGACCATTGTGATATGTTAGGATTCATTGTTACATACAATTAGACATTTGTAATGTTTTAATTACATTAAAAATTGCATATTTTAATTGTTATAatgcaggacgagcgtgtgtcttactttccgaccgcccctcgcggtcacctgtccctcaatagaattcttggtgacggatacttttgatatcgttcgccttatgcgtttttgtactcgtattggcatccttggtgatatttagcaccctctgattattttgtgcatttgatggtgctacatagccttcccggtttggtgccttcttttgataattacttacttacttaaatGTTATAAAAGAATCTTGGCTCATAGCCTATCCAGTAATTCCCATGGGAACTCATAGCTATTGTTTTTGGGCTAAACTAGTGTttatgggtgtagtgtgtgtgcaaATTGAGGACTCCTCATTGTCCTGCCATACTTGGTGGGCAGCTATATTTTCCTACCTTAAtgcaaatttaaatttaaaataaatgcaTTGTATTTTTAGGAAAGGCAAGTTATTGTACTCTTGCATATGCAAGATATTGTATTCCATTTTCACTGAAggatgctacatagccttcccggcttagtgccttctttgataattactttcacTGAAGGATATATAAGATTCAGTGTAAAAGATCTAGGATATATTTGTTACACTCAACCCACACATGAAATGAACGGAAAGTGAtgatgtttcggtctgtcctggaccatcatcGAGTTAGGTTTCAATTCAATAAAGGTCCAAGATGGACCGGAATACCACACTCCTTTCATTTTATGCAGGTTGGGTTATTTTTCAGCCACAGTGTTGTGACTGTACAAACATTAGTTAACAATGGATGTAGAAGtttttttaatatatgtaatgtgatgtTATATGTGTACTGTGatataataaacaaaataaagaaaACTGTTGAAGGCTTTGTGAAATAAGAGTACTTTTAGTCAATCATGGTCCAGTCTGTAGTGTACGTGCTCGAGAAACTCAAAGATGCGACTTTGATCCCATGGTACAGCTTTAGTATTTTCTCATGTATCACAttcttgtgatttctttgtgcacaaCTGAGTTCAGAGATGAAaaacatcactaccaacacctgagtgtgggagGGTAATATTGACAGGAGCatgtgatgggggaggggggggtggacatCACTATTGACAACCGAGTATAGGTAGGTAATGTTGACAGCAGGTGAGAGTTGGAgaacatcactaccaacacctgcgTGGGGACTGATATCTCATAAAACTTAGTGTGTCGTGGTGTCTTTCAAATTCGTGCAAGTCAAGTACAGTATTACTTTGGTCGAAACAGCTgtaacaaaaatatttttttttaaggggTGCATAAAATGAACAATAAATATCCAACATTAATACCAGTAAAGCAAAATTGGAACAACTCATCTAACAAAACAATGTTACAATGGCAGGagctgggcgcctgacagctgggtggacaacgcttcggatttgtagtcccgaggttccgggttcgattcccggtggaggcggagacaaatgggcaaaatgtttctttcatcctgatgcccctgttacctagcagtaaataggtacctgggagttagacagctgctacgagctgcttcctggggggtgtgtaacaaataggaggcctggtcgaagaccggcccacggggacgctaagccccgaaatcatctcaagataacctatatatACACTATACTACGTAGCAACCATGACAAAATATACATAAGTGAAACAGCAAAGAATATGATGCAAGGATTTATAAATGTATTATCCTGGTGGCTGTATAAATAACACCAACAATGCCTTTATCATGTAACACTAAGTGTTACATGATACCCATCAACTTTACAGTTGCCAAACTCCTCACTAAATAAAACTGCATTAATAAACATATTAGTCTGAAGTTACCAAATGCTA
Above is a window of Procambarus clarkii isolate CNS0578487 chromosome 11, FALCON_Pclarkii_2.0, whole genome shotgun sequence DNA encoding:
- the LOC123758255 gene encoding isoamyl acetate-hydrolyzing esterase 1 homolog gives rise to the protein MAVHKAVRWPKIFLFGDSITQFCFSAEGYWGGLIADHFQRRADVVARGFSGYNTRQCRALLPYVASDLKEVAGATIFLGANDASESVNTQQYVPLHEYVQNMKDIVAHFQKDGVDPIVITPPALDGDAWLRNCKESGRVYTKDEELTAKYAQACSNAAADMKVPCIDLHTAMINQEDWQSLLCDGLHLSRRGSELLASLLVPALEKQLVKHLPSEPLLPLWDEIDGENPSNSFLEWYNKNKLA